The DNA region CGCCTGAGCCACGGTGCCGACCCATGAGCGCTCCTGGGCGGGGAGCTCGCCGAACCAGCGGTAGTCGGCGTCCAGCTCTCGCAGGGCGGCCGTCGCCAACTTCCCCGTGCCCGACTTGAGCCTGCGCAGAGTTTCGTGGCGAACATCAACCGTGGCGACCATATCTCAAGCATAAGGCCAAATTGTGAGTGTTGCACAAAAACGCGCCCCCATAATGGGGGGCAAGAAAAGGCACAAAGTGGGGCAAAAGGGGGCATCCACGCCACGAAATCGGTTTGAGATTGGGCAGTCTCACAGTTGAAGGCGCCTCATGAGCGCTCACCGAGCGGCCGACAGCCGTCCTCGCTAGGCTTGTCGGCATAGCGAAAGCGGGAATGTCATGGACGCCAAGCCCCGGCCTCTACTTGGATCCCTACTCGGGCTGTTGCTCGGAATCGTCGTTGTCGCCTTGCTGTGGCAACTGGGCGTGGTGCCGCCGGATCGGCTTGTCCTGTTTGGAGTTCTCGCTGTCACGGTAGCTCTCGTGACGATCATTCTGACGCAGCGCACCGTGCTCGTGCGCAAGCGCTTCGTCATGTTGATGGTGTTGAGCGGGCTCTTGGCCGGAGTCGCCGTCGCGGGCATCCCGGACGCGATCGCAGGGGGATCGATAACGGACGGGTGCTCAGCCGATGGAACATCGTCGCTCGGCAGCAAGACGCCAGCCCAGACATCGATCGCCGACCCCTTTGCCGTCACCAGGACCGATACGGTGCAGTGGACCGCTGGGTCGACGGCTGTCTTGACGAACTGGCGGAGCGCGCTCGGCATGGACGTCGGAGGCTTCCAGGTGAAGACCTGGAGCGGTAGTTCCGCCAACAATGACCAGAAGCAGTCAAATTCTGGGTCTGCGGCTGTCGCGAGTCATCTGAAGGATATCGAGGGCAGCACGGGGATCACGCTTGCCGGGATTTACCACATGTACGGCCACCTCGATGCTGACCAACGCACGTGCGACATGAGCGCCTATGTGCGGGTGCAGGGTGAAGGGGCGTTCACGGGCGCCCTCAACAGGGGCTTGTGGATCGCCCTTGGTGCGTTGAGCCTCATCACCATCATCATGGCCGGCGTGGTTCGGCACTCCATCACGAGGGCAGCACGCGCCGCCGCGAGCGGTTTGGCACCCATGGCAGCGGCCCAGCCGCCCGCGACCAGCAAGCCTCCTGCGGAGCCAACGCAACCGTCCGAGGCTGGTCGTCAGACGAGTACCGACACCCGGAGTCGCCCACCCCAGGAGCCAAACAAGGCCGCGCCCGCGTCGAGGGAGACACCCGGTAGCAACGTGCGCGCAACGGACAACGCGCCGGTTGAGCAGATGGGCGCGCGGGGCGTGGAGCCGACGCAGGGCGTAGAGCCGATGCCAGGTAATGGCGAGGCTGCGGTGCCGGGAGCCGACGGAGACGTCCTCCCAGAGACCGACAATCCCGGCGCTACAACGCCTCTAAGTGACGGCCCCGAGGCGCCGCCGATTACCGACAGCCCGGACAGGCCCGCGGGTGAAGCGGGCTGATCCGCGAGACGAGGTCGGCTAGGCCACTAAAACTCTAGGCCTCGCCACCAGAGTTGCCGGAGGTGCCTTTCCTCACGTCATGCAACTCGTAGCGCTCGATCGCCTTGGCGGTGGTCCCAGCAGGCACCTCGCCCTTGCGCTCAAGTTGCTGAAGCACTCGCGCGGCCGTCGAAGGTCCGTCGATGTGGAAGAACCTACGCGCGGCTTGACGTGTATCGGAGAAGCCGAAGCCGTCCGCCCCGAGCGTCGCGTAGTCGCCGGGAATCCAGGCGCGCACCTGATCGGGAACAAGGTGATCGAAGTCGGTCGTGGCAACGAATGGACCCTGCGCGCCTGCAAGCCTGCGCGTGAGGAACGGAATGCGTGCGGGCCTTTCGGGATACAAGAACTCGTCGCGCTCACAGCTGAGGGCCTCGCGGCGAAGTTCCGACCACGACGTCACGGACCACACGGTTGCGTGCACGTTCCAGTGGGCCTCGAGCAGTTCCTGAGCCTCAAGCGCCCACGGCACCGCAACGCCTGAAGCGAGAATCTGTGCCTGCGGTCCATCGCCAGGCGCGGCATCGGCGACCTTGTGGATGCCCTTGATGATGCCCTCGATGTCCACGTCCTCGGGCTCGACGGGTTGCTGGATCGGCTCGTTGTACACGGTGATGTAGAACATGACGTTCTGGTCGCGGCCATCGCCTGGGCCGTACATGCGCTCGATGCCGTCACGCACAATGTGCCTGATCTCGTAGCCGAACGCAGGGTCATAGATGACCATTGCCGTGTTGGTGCCAGCGAGGATCGGCGAGTGGCCATCGGCGTGCTGCAGGCCCTCTCCCGTAAGCGTGGTGCGGCCTGCGGTGGCGCCGATGATGAAGCCTCGGGTCATTTGGTCGCCCGCGGCCCAGAACTGGTCGCCCGTGCGCTGGAATCCGAACATTGAATAGAAGATGTAGACCGGAACCAGGGGATACCCGTGCGTCGCGTACGACGTGCCTACGGCCTGGAATGCGGCCGCGGAGCCAGCCTCGTTGATCCCAGTGTGCATGATCTTGCCCTGCTCGGACTCCTTGTAGCTGAGCATGAGTTCGCGGTCGACCGGCAAGTAGTTCTGGCCCTGGGTATTGAAGATCTTGGCGGTGGGGAAGATCGCATCAAGGCCGAACGTGCGCGCCTCATCGGGGATGATCGGGACGATGCGATGGCCGAAGTTCTTGTCTTTGATGAGGTCCTTGAGCAAGCGAACGAACGCCATCGTGGTCGCGGCCTCTTGCTTGCCGGAGCCCTTCGCGAGGAGGTCGTAGACGGCGGGATCGGGCATCTCGATGGGATCGTGAGACACGCGCCTTTCGGGAACGAAGCCCCCCAACACCTTGCGCCGGCCAAGCATGTACTGGATCGCGGGGTCGTCCATGCCTGGGTGGAAGTACGGCGGGTTGTACGGGTCGTCGTCGATCTGCGCGTCCGTGAACGGGATGCTAAACGTGTCGCGCAGCACCTTGAGGTCCGCGGCCGCAAGCTTCTTCATCTGGTGAGTCGAGTTGCGGGCAGCAAAGTTGGTGCCCAGCCCGTAGCCCTTGATCGTCTTGGCAAGGATGACCGTGGGCTTGCCGTTCTTCTCCGTCGTGGCCTTGGCGTAGGCGGCGTAGAGCTTCTGGTAGTCGTGGCCGCCACGCTTGAGCGCCCAGATCTCGTCGTCGGTCATGTCGGCGACAAGTTCCTTGGCGCGAGGGTCGCCGCCGAAGAACTGATCGCGGATGAAGGCACCCGACTCGGCGCGGAACGTCTGGAAGTCGCCGTCGGGGACGGTGTTCATGAGGTTGACGAGCGCACCCTCGTCGTCGCGAGCGAGTAGCGGGTCCCAGTTGCGGCCCCAAATGACCTTGATGACGTTCCAACCGGCACCGCGGAAGAATGCCTCGAGTTCCTGAATGATCTTGCCGTTGCCTCGCACGGGGCCGTCGAGACGCTGCAGGTTGCAGTTGACGACGAACGTGAGGTTGTCGAGCTTCTGGTTGGCCGCGTGTTGCAACATCCCGCGGCTCTCCGGCTCGTCCATCTCGCCGTCGCCAAGGAACGCCCACACATGCTGCTCGGACGTGTCCTTGAGGCCGCGCAGTTGGAGGTAGCGGTTGGTCCATGCCTGGTAGATCGCCGACGCGGGGCCAAGACCCATCGAGACGGTGGGGAACTCCCACAAGTCGGGCATGAGGCGCGGGTGCGGGTAGGACGACAAGCCGCGGCCGGGGCCCGACTTCTCTTGCCTAAACGAGTCGAGGTCATCCTCGTTGAAACGGCCCTCGACCAGTCCACGCGCATATACGCCCGGCGCGGCGTGGCCCTGGAAGTAGACGTGGTCGCCGCCTCCCGGGTGGTCCTTGCCCTTGAAGAAGTGATTGAGGCCGACTTCGTACAGCGTCGCGACGGACGCGTAGGACGAGATGTGGCCACCGACACCCTTGCCCGCTGCCTGGGCGCGAGTCACCATCACCGCGGCGTTCCAACGAATCCATCCGCGGTAGCGACGCTCGATTTCCTCGTCGCCGGGAAACTCCGGCTCGTCGTCAACGTGGATGGTGTTGACGTAGGGCGTGTTCAGGCTGAGCGGAACGGAAAGTTGCTTGGAGGCGGCGTGCTCAACCATCCTGTCGATGACGAACTCGGCACGCGTGGCGCCGCGTTCTTCAATCATCCCGTCGAGCGACTCGAGCCACTCGTTGGTCTCTGCCGGGTCCTTGTCAAGCGGGCCGTGTTGTGCCACAGGGGACCTTTCGTAGGGGCGCAGGGTGTCGCGCCACGTCATGAGGATTCGTGGTTGCGGGGATGCCGCGTACCCCAACATTCTTGCCATATCCAGCCGCATTGTCACGCCAGCATGGGCCCGATGCCCTGGGAAGTACCCCAAACTACCCGCCTAGGTTGCTCTGGGCCGTTGCGACGGGCCATGGTCGCCCCGTACTGTGTAGCGAACGAGCAACGAATACGGCGCTCCCGACGGAAAGAGGTACGCAGGCCGTGGCCACCACAGAGGGCTCGGAGACGCTAGACGTCTCCGTAGTGTCACGACTTGGGCTCAACCCCGGCATGGTCGTGCAGGAATTCGGCTTCGACGCCGACGTGTGCGAGGCGCTGAGGGCGGGCATCGAGGCCGTTACAGGCGAAAAACTTGTTGACGAGGAGTTCGGAGACGTCACCGACTTCGCGATCGTCTGGTTCCGTGAGGGCGACGATGATCTCGCCGATTTGTTGATGGACGTTCAGGCGCTTCTCGATTCGGGAGGCCAAGTATTGCTCTTGACGCCCAAGGCGGGCCGTGCTGGCCACGTTCCACCGCACACGGTCCAAGAGGGGTCGTCACTTGGCGGCATGCACGCCACCTCGACCTTCGTGGTCGACGCGGATTGGGCGGCAACGGTGCTTGTGGAAAAGGGTCGCTCGAAGTGACCCACCCCCTTGTGGGTCATCCAGCTCCCGATTTCAACCTTTCTGATCAGGACGGCGTGCCCGTGTCCCTCGTGGACCTTCGCGGCTCAGAGGCGCTCATTGTCTTTGTTCCCTTCGCGTTCTCACCCGTGTGCACGTATGAGCTCGAACAGTTGCGGGATGCGAGCGATCTCACGGCAGCGGGCGCGCGCATCCTGATCGTCAATTGCGACTCGACCTACGTCAACCAAGAGTGGGCGTATCAAAACAAGTTCGACGGCACGCTGCTCAGTGACTTCTGGCCGCACGGCGCAATGAGCGAGAGCTTTGGGGTCTTCGACGAGGAACTTGGGCGCGCGGGGCGCGGCACCTTCCACATCGACGCCAGTGGCATCGTCGATTGGGTCTTGGTGAACCCCACGGGCGATGCGCGCGACCTGGCCGAATACCGCAAGGTCTTGGGCGTTACCGCATAGTTGCGACTCACGTGATGGGCGGCGTGCTCCCTGGGACGCCTCCCGATGGTGAAGAATGGTCCAGGGCCCTTAGCTCAGTTGGTTAGAGCACTGCGCTTACACCGCAGGTGTCATCGGTTCGAGTCCGGTAGGGCCCACTAAAGAGAATCAAGGCGGTCGCCTCGAGCCGACCGGGTCAGGAAGTGCGCGTGGCCACTGTCGCCGATGTCGTTGCTTGGGCCGATCGCCGCTACCCGCCGAAGCTTGCCGAGGATTGGGATGCTCCGGGGCTGTCGGTTGGCGATCCGCGCCGGGTCGTACGGCATGTGCGCTTTGCGGTTGACCCCACCATTGCCGTGGCCCGCGAGGCGATCGCGGCCGGCGCCGACATGCTCATCACTCACCACCCACTCATGCTGCGCGGCGTCACCACCGTCGCGGCCAATACCGCCCAGGGCGCGGTGGTCCACACGCTCATCGGCAATGGCTGCGCGCTCTTCGCCGCGCACACCAACGCCGATGCCGTCGACGGGGGAGTCGCCGAGGCGCTCGCGCTCGCGATCGGGATGAATGTCGAGGGGCCGCTTGTGCCCGTCGAGCCCGGGTCCGTCGATGGCACCGGTCGCATCGGGACCATCGCGCCGACGTCCCTGCGGGAATTTGCCGCCAGGGTCGCCGCCGTACTGCCCGCCACCGCGGGAGGCGTGTTGTTTGCCGGGAATCCCGACGGAATGGTCACGAGCGTCGCGGTCGTTGGCGGTTCAGGAGGCTCCTTCATCGGCGATGCCGTGTCCTCAGGTGTTGATGCGTTCGTCACCGCCGACCTGCGCCACCACCCAGCGACCGACGCCCGCGAGGCCGCCGCGCTTACCGACGGCAAGCCGTACCTCGTCAGCGTGTCCCACTCGGCATCCGAGTCGCTGTGGCTTGAAGGGGCCGCCGGCGAGCTGGCTCAAGCGCTCGATGTGACCACCTCGGTGAGTACGCTAAACACCGATCCATGGACAGGCCACGCGCCGTCCACCATTTAAGGAGACACAGTGCCCAAGGCCCCAGCAGCGGACCAACTGCGGTTGCTGACCGTTCAGGAGCTCGACACGCGCGCGGCTCAGGCCCGCCACCGCCTCGACTCGCTTGAGTCCAAGGCGGAGCTCCAGAAGCTGCTCGAGCGCGAGGGTGAGCTGACGGGCCGGCGCATCGAGGCCGACACCGCCATTTCGGACCTCAAGCGCGAGGTCACCAAAGCGGAGGACGACGTGCAGTCGGTGCGTGCCCGCGCCAAGCGAGACAACGACAGGCTCCTGGTGGGCGGCCAGACTCCCCGCGATCTGCAGGGGCTGCAGTCCGAGCTTGAGGTCTTGGTGAAGAGGCAATCCGACCTCGAGGAGATCGAGCTCGATGCGATGCAGCGACTCGAGGACGCCGAATCCGTTGCGGACGGTGTCGTTGCCGAGGCCGCCGTGATTGCGGCAGCGCTCGCAGATGTCCGTGCACGCGTCGAGACCGAGTCCGCCGCGATCGAAGCGGAACTCGCCGACGTGGCGCGCGAACGGATCAACGCTACCTTCAACCTCGACGAGTCTCTGCTGGCGCTCTACGAGAAGTTGCGCGCCCAGAACGGCGATTCCGGTGCGGCCGCGCTCACGCGCGGAACCTGCCAGGGATGCCACATGAGCCTCAATCCCGCGGACCTCGCGGGCATCGAGGCGACCCCGGCGGACGAGGTCGTCAGGTGCGAGGAATGCGGCAGGATCCTCGTGCGTGGGACGACCGCGTGAGTGGTGAGCAAGGCGCATCGGTCGAGGCCACCGCGCCGTTGGTGTCTCTAGAGTCCTCCGAAGCGCACCTCATTTCTCCGCTCACGATCGTCTTGGTGAGGCATGGCGTGACCGATATGACGGTCACCCGCAACTTCTCTGGCGGACAGGTTGAGGGCCCAGGCCTGAATGCTGCGGGCCGCGTCCAGGCCGCCAAGGCCGCCGATGCCGTCTACGCCATCGGCCGCAAGTCGTGGATGAAGTTGCCGCGGGTCTCGCGGGTCTTCGCGTCCCCATTGACTCGGACTCAAGAGACGGGTGCCGCGGTCGCGCGTCGGCTCGGCCTGCACGTGGAGACCGAGCCCTTGCTGCGCGAGGTGGAATTTGGGCGTTGGGAGGGCCTCACGGCCGAGCAAATCGTTCTCCAGGATGGCGACGCGGTTCATCGGTGGCGCTTTGGTGAGATTGCCGCGCCCGGCGGCGAGTCCTTTGACGACGTTGGCGCCCGACTCGACGAGGTGCTGCGCGGCTTTGCCGCAGAACACGCGCGGCTGAGCGAATCAGGAGACGACGTCGAACGGGCCTGGTCCGCCGTCGCGCACGCGGTCGCCATCAAGTGTGCCGTCGGCGTCTCCCTCGGGGTCGACAAGCGATCGTGGGGAGCGATGTGGCCCGAGCCCGCATCCCTCACCATCCTGCAACTGCGAGTCTCCCGCGAAGGCGACATCGTCGAGAGGCACCTCATGTGCCTCGGAGCGCCCACTCACTAGCGTCGTGCCCAAGGAGGCAGTCAATGTCTGTTGCATGGATGGCACCGTTGCCGGTGTGGAGAGAACCCCGGTGGGCGTCGATCCTTCGCGCGGGCGTTCGCCTGGTCCTCGCGATCTTCTGGGCCACGGCCGCCGTGGTTGTGCCCTGGAAGGGGCCCGCGCTGATCTTCGCGGTCTTCTCCTTGATCGCGCTCGCGCACACTGCGCTCGCGATCGCGAACCGCATGAAAAACCATGGTGTGCTTCTCCAACTCATGGGCTCGGGCACCCTCGAATGGCCGCGGTCCCTGCAGGAGCAGTGGCTGCGCAGGCCAGCAGACTGGGTGGACGGAGTCGCCATCGAGGTTGTCCCCATCGACCCCATTCCCGTGCGCGCACCAGCCGCGCCGCACGTCACGCTTTCGGGCGACAGTCACGAGATCGCGCGCCTGCCGTTGTACCGCCGCACCATGGTCGAATTCATGGATGAGGTAAACACGATTCTCGCCCCGAGGGGCGTCGCGCTTGTGTGGCAGGGAACGGTACGCAAGCCCCGCGGACGCGAAGCCGACTAACCGCCGATCACGAGCGTCAGTTCGTGAGGACCCTTCGCGCACGCAACGAGCGACAGGTCCACCAAGTGCGTCCCGATCATCGTCGCCGCAGCATCAGCCACGTCCGACGGTGTCTGAGGGACGGTATCCAAGGTCAACAGATGCGCCGTGAGAAGCCCTCGTGCGTGCTTCGCCATGTGGCTCACCACCGAGCGAGACCCGTCGCGCTCTCTCAATACCTTCACCGCCACCCAGGGTGCGTCGATCGGCGACCAGACGGGCCCGTAGGCGCTTGACCGGCAATCCACGACGACGCCGTCCCCGGCAAGCGGGCGCAACACGGTGTCAAGGTTTCGCCTCCACAGGCCTGACAGGGACCCAATGCGGGGGATCGATGTCGTCATCGACAGGCGATACGCGGGGATCTTGTCCATGGGCGAAATGGCCCCCCAGAGCGCCGAGACGATGCGAATGCGCTCGTGGGCCCTTGCTTGCATGCGCGCGTCCCAGGAAGCCGCCTGTGCCGCGTCGTACAGCACTCCCGTGTACACGGTGGCCGCAGGTGCGGACAGGTTCTCCCACAGGGTCGTGTTGTGTCGCACCTCGGCCTCGAGCGAGGCACCGACGCCGAGCGCGGCCAAGGCGCCGCGGGTCTTGCTGACCCTCACCAGGGCATCACCCACGCGGCGGCGGATGTCGGAAAGTTCAGGGTGACTCAGGGAACTCAGCGCGACCGGCGAGCCGGTGGTGGGTGCTGTCTTGCCTTCCGACGGAGGCAAGAGGATAAGCATGAGTCCAGGGTAGTGACGATGTGCGAAGGGTCATCACCGCGTAAAGTGGTCTCGGATGAGTTGGCCAGGCGGCCGCGTTGCGGGGAGACCCGTGCCGAGGAACGTCCGGGCTCCGTAGAGCAGGGTGATGGTTAATAGCCACCCGGGGTGACCCGCGGGAAAGTGCCACAGAAAATAACCGCCTCCGGCCTCGGCCGGCGGTAAGGGTGAAAAGGTGAGGTAAGAGCTCACCGCGTCGCTGGTGACAGCGACGGTCACGGTAAACCCCACCCGGAGCAAGACCAGACAGGATGCGTTTGAGGGCTGCTCGCCCGAGTATCTGGGTAGGTTGCTAGAGGCGTGCGGCAACGTACGTCGTAGATGGATGGCCGCCCGTCTTCTTCGGAAGACGACAGAACCCGGCGTATCGGCCAACTCATCCGCCTTAAGGTTCTTTACGAGGTGGTTTGCCCTACGCACTTCTGCGTTGTCCGCACGGTGTCCGCACCGCCAGAACTTTCACGCGCCGTGCGCCGAGAGATTGGGCCCCGTGAACTCAGGTCCCAGCACGTCATCAACGGCGTCGCGGGTGCGGTCCACCGAGTCGGGCCAGAGGTGGGCATAAGTGTCTAGAGTGTCAGAAGCGCTAGCGTGTCCGAGGCGTGCTTGGACGACTTTGACATTTTCACCTCGACGAATCAGCAGGCTGGCGTAGTAGTGGCGAAGGTCGTGAGACGTGATGCGATCCACGCCTGCGGATGCGCATGCCTCATGAAGCGCGTCGTTGAACCGCCGCCACATCAATGGACGGCCCTGTTCGTCGACGAAGACTAGGTCGTCCCCATAACAGGGGCCCCGGGTCGCGAGATGCTCCTCAAGTGCATCACACACGACTTGAGGTAGGGGGACACTTCGGTAACTTGCGTCCGTTCTCAGTGGTCCGAATGATTTCCTTCCGTTGGTCGTCCGCATCAGTTGGCGGTCGATTTCGATTGTCTGAGCCTCCAGGTCAATCCGGTTTCGCGTCAAACCGAACGCTTCTGCCTGCCGGAGGCCGGTGCCAGCACAGAGAATTATCAGCGCGCGGTGGCCGGTCGGCATTGCATCTGCGAGTGCAACGATTGAGTTCGTGTCCTTGGGTCGGATCCGTCGCGGGGTTACCTTTGGCGCTTTGACGCCGTGTGCCGGAGACTCCGCAATCAGGCGGTCTGCAACCGCCTGGGGCGTCGTTCTGAGCGGCTTGGGCCGTGGGGCGCAGATCGTGGCCCACGCGGCTGGACCGGGCCGCCAACGTCTCGGCTCGCGTCCTCCGTGACTCCGGGGTGCCGACCGCTGTGGTCGTTATGGACGCCGTCTCGTGTGTCCCGCCGTGTGTCCAGTTGCTACGGAAGCCCTCCGCCAAGCCGCGGCGGTCAACATTGAGTAGACGGGGAATCAGGCCGCCAACGGTTCGTTCGAAGCCCGCTCACGACGGTGGGGCCCCTTTCAAGGGGCCCCACCGTTTGCGTTGGGAGGCGACGAAGGGACGCGCAGGGACGCGCGCTCCGGGGCTTCAACCCCGTGCTATCAACGATCCGGGCTCTGCACACGGTCTAGGGCGTGCCGCGTAAACTCGACCATCCCTCACCCGTGGGGTGAGGGATGGTCTGGCACGCGTCACCGTTGGTGCTGACAGGGAGCGGACAGAAGCGAAGTTGAACGCGAAATAGCCCTGTTGCGATTGACGCCCTGAGATAGCCTTGTCACGATACTTGCCGGTCGCGTGGAAGGGGGCGTCATGAGGCGACGACTAGTGAGCATGGTCATCGTCCTTTGCGTCGCCCTCGTTGCCGGCGGAGCCTTCGCCTACCACAGCGCCTATGCCACGTGGTGGGGAACGCCTGCTCGCCTCCATTACTGCGGGCGGGACTTCGTCCGTGGAACTCCCGATCTGACCCTCGCCGAGATCGTGGGGATCGGGGCCGCGTTGCCCGGCGATGCGCCCCATCCGGTCGTGACGGTCGCCACGGTCCCGCCGGTCGTCGGCCAACCCCTCGTCGCGGCCCTCCCCCCGCAAGCCGAACAGAGACGGCTCGGCTTGCCGTGCACCATGGCGGTCTACCTGAAGACCGGAACCGACGCGTACAGCGGTTACGTCCTCTCTGGCGGACCGTAGACGAGACCGGAGGAGACCCCTCCCCGCCCTCGACCACGCGGGATGGGCGCGCATGTCGACTAGGCGCTCTCAACGCCGCAGGTCTGGGCGACCTTGGTCGCCGTAAGTTTCGCTACTGGATCGGTGTCAGGTCACTGGTCTGACGCCGTCGCGGAAGTCATCGGGTCCTTCAGGTGACCATGCTGCCGCCCACAAGGGTCCAGGAGCGATGACCCGAACGGGATTGCCGCTGAGCGCCGAATGGGTGGCTGGGGATGTGTCCAGGGCGTGCGGATTTCGCCCGTCTTGAAGTCACGCTCAGCCGCCGTTCAAGCAGGACTCGGGCCGCATCCGGTTCGCTGACTCACCGGGGGTCAAGGGGTCGCAGGTTCAAATCCTGTCACCCCGACGAATGTGATGTCTCAAGGCATCGTTCACAGGGGCTTCTCCTTCGGGAGGGGCCTTTTGTGGTTTCCGGGGTTGGTAGTCCTTGTCGGGGTTGATGGTGTGTTCGGCGAGGATTTCGCTGGTGGTGCGGTCGATGGTGATGGTGTGGGGTCCGTTGGTCAGGACGATGACGGGGCGGTGTTTGTGGGTGCGGCCGATGCCGAGGTGGCGTAGTTGGCCTGCGTGGCGCAGGGTGATGACGCCGGAGGCGTCGATGTGGTCGAAGCGGATTCGGTAGTGGTGTCCTGCGACGTTGATTGAGGGTGCGGCTGGGGGTGTGGCGGCGTGGACGGTTGCTGGGGTGCGTCTGCCGATCGCGCGGTGGGGGCGTTCGTGGTTGTAGACGTGGGTGAATTGGTCGAGTTGGTTTTGCAGGGCGGTCAGGGTGTCGGCTGCGGGGCGTGCGGTGAGCCAGCGTTTCAGGGTTTGGTGGAAGCGTTCGATTTTGCCTTGGGTTTGAGGGTGGCCGGGGTGGCCGTTCTTCTGACGGATCCCGAGGTCGTGGATGAGCTGTTCGAACTGGCCCAGTCCTGGTGTTCCGGTGGCGAAGCGTGCGGTGAAGATGCGTCCGTTGTCGGTCAGTGTCGATGCTGGTAGCCCGTGGCGTTCCGCGGCGGCGGTGAAGGTATCGACGACTGTTTTGGCGGTTACGACCTGGTGGGCCGAGATGTGCATGATCATTCGGGAGTGGTCGTCGAGCCACGTAATGATCTCGACACCGGTGGTGTCGTCCAAGCGCCAGTGGGTCATGTCTGATTGCCAGGTCTCGTTGGGTAGGGCCGCTTCGAAACGTGTCCACGACGAGCGGGGCCGTTTGTGGGGTTGAGGTGTCACCCGGTCGGTGGCGGCAAGGATGCGGTGGATCGTGGCCCGGGACGGCACTGTCAGCCCTGAGGCGTTCATCCGGTCCAGGATCGACTCCGCACCAGCGTCGAGACCCGCAGCGGTCAGCCTGTCGCGCTCCGCCACGATCGCGTGGCGGAGCGTGTCGTCCACCCTCGTCGGGGACGTTCTGGGCGCTTTTGAGCGGGGCGCGACCGCCTCGATGCCCTGTTCGCGGTAGCGGGCCAGCAGCACCCGCAGCCACCGTTTCGATACCCCGAACCTGACGGCGGCGTCGGCAACACTCAGCCCGCCCTCCACGATCGCCAGCACCATGACCTCGTTCTTGACTCGTTGCGACATGCTCCATCGTCGTCAACGGGGTGAACGATGTCTTGAGACATAGGTGAACGATGTCCTGAGATCAGACACTGTCAGCCCGACGGGGTGAAAACAGGTCGGCCGAACGAAATCGCAACGACCACCGCCTTGTGATGGAGGTCGCCGCAGTGTGGTGTGGACGTGCGATCGAGCCGGCGCCCACGTGACGGCGCAAGCGTCTTTGCGCTGCTCAGGG from Demequina lutea includes:
- the aceE gene encoding pyruvate dehydrogenase (acetyl-transferring), homodimeric type: MTWRDTLRPYERSPVAQHGPLDKDPAETNEWLESLDGMIEERGATRAEFVIDRMVEHAASKQLSVPLSLNTPYVNTIHVDDEPEFPGDEEIERRYRGWIRWNAAVMVTRAQAAGKGVGGHISSYASVATLYEVGLNHFFKGKDHPGGGDHVYFQGHAAPGVYARGLVEGRFNEDDLDSFRQEKSGPGRGLSSYPHPRLMPDLWEFPTVSMGLGPASAIYQAWTNRYLQLRGLKDTSEQHVWAFLGDGEMDEPESRGMLQHAANQKLDNLTFVVNCNLQRLDGPVRGNGKIIQELEAFFRGAGWNVIKVIWGRNWDPLLARDDEGALVNLMNTVPDGDFQTFRAESGAFIRDQFFGGDPRAKELVADMTDDEIWALKRGGHDYQKLYAAYAKATTEKNGKPTVILAKTIKGYGLGTNFAARNSTHQMKKLAAADLKVLRDTFSIPFTDAQIDDDPYNPPYFHPGMDDPAIQYMLGRRKVLGGFVPERRVSHDPIEMPDPAVYDLLAKGSGKQEAATTMAFVRLLKDLIKDKNFGHRIVPIIPDEARTFGLDAIFPTAKIFNTQGQNYLPVDRELMLSYKESEQGKIMHTGINEAGSAAAFQAVGTSYATHGYPLVPVYIFYSMFGFQRTGDQFWAAGDQMTRGFIIGATAGRTTLTGEGLQHADGHSPILAGTNTAMVIYDPAFGYEIRHIVRDGIERMYGPGDGRDQNVMFYITVYNEPIQQPVEPEDVDIEGIIKGIHKVADAAPGDGPQAQILASGVAVPWALEAQELLEAHWNVHATVWSVTSWSELRREALSCERDEFLYPERPARIPFLTRRLAGAQGPFVATTDFDHLVPDQVRAWIPGDYATLGADGFGFSDTRQAARRFFHIDGPSTAARVLQQLERKGEVPAGTTAKAIERYELHDVRKGTSGNSGGEA
- a CDS encoding DUF3052 domain-containing protein is translated as MATTEGSETLDVSVVSRLGLNPGMVVQEFGFDADVCEALRAGIEAVTGEKLVDEEFGDVTDFAIVWFREGDDDLADLLMDVQALLDSGGQVLLLTPKAGRAGHVPPHTVQEGSSLGGMHATSTFVVDADWAATVLVEKGRSK
- a CDS encoding redoxin domain-containing protein codes for the protein MTHPLVGHPAPDFNLSDQDGVPVSLVDLRGSEALIVFVPFAFSPVCTYELEQLRDASDLTAAGARILIVNCDSTYVNQEWAYQNKFDGTLLSDFWPHGAMSESFGVFDEELGRAGRGTFHIDASGIVDWVLVNPTGDARDLAEYRKVLGVTA
- a CDS encoding Nif3-like dinuclear metal center hexameric protein, which codes for MATVADVVAWADRRYPPKLAEDWDAPGLSVGDPRRVVRHVRFAVDPTIAVAREAIAAGADMLITHHPLMLRGVTTVAANTAQGAVVHTLIGNGCALFAAHTNADAVDGGVAEALALAIGMNVEGPLVPVEPGSVDGTGRIGTIAPTSLREFAARVAAVLPATAGGVLFAGNPDGMVTSVAVVGGSGGSFIGDAVSSGVDAFVTADLRHHPATDAREAAALTDGKPYLVSVSHSASESLWLEGAAGELAQALDVTTSVSTLNTDPWTGHAPSTI
- a CDS encoding zinc ribbon domain-containing protein, whose amino-acid sequence is MPKAPAADQLRLLTVQELDTRAAQARHRLDSLESKAELQKLLEREGELTGRRIEADTAISDLKREVTKAEDDVQSVRARAKRDNDRLLVGGQTPRDLQGLQSELEVLVKRQSDLEEIELDAMQRLEDAESVADGVVAEAAVIAAALADVRARVETESAAIEAELADVARERINATFNLDESLLALYEKLRAQNGDSGAAALTRGTCQGCHMSLNPADLAGIEATPADEVVRCEECGRILVRGTTA
- a CDS encoding histidine phosphatase family protein, which translates into the protein MRQDPRAWDDRVSGEQGASVEATAPLVSLESSEAHLISPLTIVLVRHGVTDMTVTRNFSGGQVEGPGLNAAGRVQAAKAADAVYAIGRKSWMKLPRVSRVFASPLTRTQETGAAVARRLGLHVETEPLLREVEFGRWEGLTAEQIVLQDGDAVHRWRFGEIAAPGGESFDDVGARLDEVLRGFAAEHARLSESGDDVERAWSAVAHAVAIKCAVGVSLGVDKRSWGAMWPEPASLTILQLRVSREGDIVERHLMCLGAPTH
- a CDS encoding YaaA family protein, which encodes MLILLPPSEGKTAPTTGSPVALSSLSHPELSDIRRRVGDALVRVSKTRGALAALGVGASLEAEVRHNTTLWENLSAPAATVYTGVLYDAAQAASWDARMQARAHERIRIVSALWGAISPMDKIPAYRLSMTTSIPRIGSLSGLWRRNLDTVLRPLAGDGVVVDCRSSAYGPVWSPIDAPWVAVKVLRERDGSRSVVSHMAKHARGLLTAHLLTLDTVPQTPSDVADAAATMIGTHLVDLSLVACAKGPHELTLVIGG